A DNA window from Drosophila sechellia strain sech25 chromosome X, ASM438219v1, whole genome shotgun sequence contains the following coding sequences:
- the LOC6612208 gene encoding guanine nucleotide-releasing factor 2 isoform X10, with protein MNILQKIDGSISSPSTPGTCSSGIGVGGGGCSSSSNNSINSGSYSTACTPPPPTHHHHSQHQQLQGTPGGSSRVGGAGTGAAGAGGGSGVPPAPPSAGSSGHKNSLKGTKLARRARSFKDDLIEKISLMRTTNNTLGRSHSPHSPRTKHGSKAPSTTEEVLRSTQTLETHVKDISNALKHFRDVILKKKLEVLPGNGTVILETIASMYSVIQTYTLNENSAIMSSATQQVYQSLGKLIKLCDEVMLSEDSGECASLSNENVREVIDLLEDAVRNLVTLAQGKLKEQDQCAFRYSGSGLGGIGAAAEIMGAVTASPGVSVPGTGVMRVSAAESAAQRTSLPDIALTPKERDILEQHNVNPMRGSHSTESILRDTSPPPKPPLPNRASNPPPLPPKRRSQPGASAGAVGVGCSSSTSTSNQASPLPYAQSHNISLNSDLDCSSNISLLNYGVDRLSVRSRSPDENSQCSFDSALNHSREEEDHQQQQQHLRSFPKLAAMMDEDMDKMVSYSEYCRKASPLPSLCSTRVVAPPINESRTESTGYAGAAIDDKTQTPLSTGGGVAGVAGGTGGAAEGAAAAASGGRETNSNRLSNESGFVSMREFRTCTQSADYSVQSSTKSSSSNSEIAFSISESMAVGSSSEYQQISQSVSHSQRHISSSSSSCTTTTTSRSTTTGYGSSELEQQQTTTTPADLAPALPPKSIQRSSLTRHESPGVGDELDEAQSSSGWASHRSSQSEVAELRQLSPLHHLNHHPHTASAGQLQQWHSKHHSLIEGPRLQLAGSGSCSAFDQRHLDQEPPPLPMKKKHMFQSVAFSVLAYMEICSASTRSIEQHRHTMHACNISRNISHSQTMNIMPMSKELSPELEMPPALPPKNYKQRKATSMVASPTLQPIIVTTPPPSPKPTLGENGSTGRPDSRMATVCEELNDAVASEDAMPEPRSPVLDSNENVSAVDDGQTFYFHSHQLPVADLEMSEDTSSVDNQPLTTPQVLGEQEEPTAESRPLVAVHESVKPENADEDEEAERADMLINMLEEVNITRYLILKKREEDGPEVKGGYIDALIVHASRVQKVADNGRHSQRNQKQHKHSKSRSHDHLPNSSVVSVHFHSVRAAFCEAFITTFRTFIQPIDVIEKLTHRYTYFFCQVQDNKQKAAKETFALLVRVVNDLTSTDLTSQLLSLLVEFVYQLVCSGQLYLAKLLRNKFVEKVTLYKEPKLGGAGCVGGAGIASSGGSSGAASGGNQPSLLDLKSLEIAEQMTLLDAELFTKIEIPEVLLFAKDQCEEKSPNLNKFTEHFNKMSYWARSKILRLQDAKEREKHVNKFIKIMKHLRKMNNYNSYLALLSALDSGPIRRLEWQKGITEEVRAFCALIDSSSSFRAYRQALAETNPPCIPYIGLILQDLTFVHVGNQDYLSKGVINFSKRWQQYNIIDNMKRFKKCAYPFRRNERIIRFFDNFKDFMGEEEMWQISEKIKPRGRRPVNY; from the exons ACGGCAGCATCAGTTCTCCATCCACGCCCGGCACCTGTTCCAGTGGCATCGGAGTGGGCGGTGgcggctgcagcagcagcagcaacaatagcaTCAACAGCGGCAGCTACTCCACCGCCTGCACTCCGCCACCACCCACGCATCACCATCACTCgcagcaccagcagctgcAGGGCACGCCCGGAGGATCTAGTCGGGTCGGGGGAGCAGGAACAGGAGCAGCCGGAGCTGGTGGTGGCAGTGGTGTGCCACCGGCACCACCCAGTGCCGGATCCTCGGGCCACAAGAACAGTCTCAAGGGCACCAAGTTAGCGCGCCGGGCGCGCTCTTTTAAGGACGACCTCATCGAGAAGATTTCCCTGATGCGAACCACCAACAATACACTGGGTCGCTCCCACTCGCCGCACAGTCCGCGCACCAAGCACGGCTCAAAGGCACCGTCCACCACCGAGGAGGTGCTCCGGTCCACCCAAACGCTGGAGACGCACGTCAAGGACATCTCGAATGCCCTGAAGCACTTCCGGGATGTCATACTCAAGAAGAAGCTGGAGGTGTTGCCGGGCAACGGAACGGTCATTCTGGAAACCATAGCCAGCATGTACTCCG TGATCCAAACCTACACCCTGAATGAAAACAGTGCCATCATGAGCTCCGCCACGCAGCAGGTTTACCAGAGCCTGGGCAAGCTCATCAAGCTCTGCGACGAGGTGATGCTCTCCGAGGACAGCGGCGAGTGTGCCTCCCTGAGCAACGAGAATGTGCGGGAAGTCATTGATCTTCTGGAGGATGCTGTGCGG AATCTCGTTACGCTGGCGCAGGGCAAGCTGAAGGAGCAGGATCAGTGCGCCTTTCGCTACAGTGGATCTGGCCTGGGCGGCATTGGAGCGGCGGCGGAGATCATGGGTGCGGTCACCGCCTCGCCGGGAGTGAGTGTTCCCGGTACTGGAGTCATGCGCGTTTCCGCCGCCGAATCAGCTGCCCAGCGCACTTCGTTGCCGGACATAGCGCTCACGCCCAAGGAGCGCGACATACTGGAGCAGCACAATGTGAACCCGATGCGCGGCTCCCACAGCACCGAAAGTATCCTGCGCGACACGAGTCCACCGCCGAAGCCACCGCTACCCAATAGGGCCAGTAACCCGCCGCCGTTGCCACCCAAGCGACGCAGCCAGCCGGGCGCATCAGCTGGTGCAGTGGGCGTGGGCTGCTCATCGTCGACATCCACCTCCAATCAGGCCAGTCCGCTGCCCTACGCCCAGTCCCATAATATCAGTCTGAACTCGGACCTGGACTGCAGTTCCAATATCTCGCTGCTGAATTATGGCGTGGATCG CCTATCCGTGCGGTCACGGTCACCGGATGAGAATAGTCAGTGCTCCTTTGACTCGGCGTTGAATCACTCACGCGAGGAAGAGgaccaccaacagcaacagcagcacctGAGGTCGTTTCCAAAGTTGGCAGCGATGATGGACGAAGACATGGACAAGATGGTCAGCTACAGTGAGTATTGCCGCAAGGCTTCGCCACTCCCCTCACTCTGCTCAACTCGAGTGGTGGCACCCCCAATCAACGAATCCCGTACAGAATCCACCGGTTACGCAGGCGCCGCAATCGACGACAAAACGCAGACACCACTTTCGACTGGTGGTGGTGTAgctggtgttgctggtggaactggaggagcagccgaaggtgcagctgctgcagcgtCTGGTGGCAGGGAAACTAACAGCAATCGCCTCTCAAACGAATCGG GTTTCGTGTCGATGCGTGAGTTTCGCACTTGCACACAGTCGGCGGACTACAGTGTCCAGTCCTCCACGAAGTCGTCCAGCAGCAATTCGGAGATTGCGTTTAGCATCAGTGAGTCGATGGCGgtcggcagcagcagcgaatACCAGCAGATAAGCCAGTCGGTGTCGCACAGCCAGCGTCATATATCCTCGAGCAGTAGCAGCTGCACCACCACGACCACCAGCAGGAGCACAACCACCGGCTATGGCAGCAGCGaactggagcagcagcagacgaCGACGACGCCGGCCGATCTGGCGCCCGCCCTGCCGCCAAAGAGCATCCAACGGAGCAGCCTAACCCGCCACGAGTCGCCCGGAGTTGGCGATGAGCTGGACGAGGCGCAGTCCTCCTCCGGCTGGGCCAGCCACCGGAGCAGCCAGTCGGAGGTGGCCGAGCTGCGTCAGCTGTCGCCGCTCCATCACCTCAATCACCATCCGCACACTGCGTCCGCCGGTCAGCTACAGCAGTGGCACTCCAAGCACCACAGCCTGATCGAGGGACCCCGCCTCCAGCTGGCGGGGAGTGGCAGCTGCAGTGCGTTCGATCAGCGCCACTTGGACCAGGAGCCACCGCCGCTGCCCATGAAAAAGAAGCACA TGTTTCAAAGTGTGGCCTTTTCGG TTCTGGCGTATATGGAAATCTGCTCGGCGTCCACGCGATCCATTGAGCAGCACCGGCACACGATGCACGCCTGCAACATAAGTCGGAACATCTCGCACAGCCAGACCATGAA CATTATGCCCATGAGCAAGGAACTGTCGCCGGAGCTCGAGATGCCACCTGCCCTGCCGCCAAAGAACTACAAGCAGCGCAAGGCGACAAGCATGGTAGCATCACCCACGCTACAGCCCATCATTGTGACCACGCCGCCGCCGAGTCCGAAGCCGACGCTGGGCGAGAATGGGTCGACGGGCAGGCCGGACAGCCGGATGGCCACCGTATGCGAGGAGCTGAACGATGCAGTGGCCAGCGAGGATGCGATGCCGGAGCCCCGTTCTCCCGTGCTGGACAGCAATGAGAATGTGAGCGCCGTCGATGATGGACAGACCTTCTATTTTCACTCACATCAGCTGCCCGTCGCCGATTTGGAGATGAGCGAGGACACGAGCAGTGTCGACAACCAGCCATTAACCACGCCCCAAGTGCTCGGGGAGCAGGAGGAGCCAACGGCGGAGTCCCGACCACTGGTCGCTGTGCACGAGTCGGTTAAGCCAGAGAACGCcgacgaggatgaggaggcgGAGCGAGCAGATATGCTGATCAACATGCTGGAGGAGGTCAACATCACACGGTACCTGATACTCAAGAAGAGAGAGGAGGACGGGCCCGAGGTGAAGGGCGGCTACATCGACGCCCTCATCGTGCACGCCAGCCGCGTCCAGAAGGTCGCCGACAATGGTAGGCATTCGCAGCGCAACCAGAAGCAGCACAAACATTCCAAATCTCGTTCGCATGATCATTTACCCAACTCCTCTGTTGTCTCTGTCCATTTCCATTCCGTTCGTGCAGCATTCTGCGAGGCCTTCATCACCACCTTTCGCACCTTCATCCAGCCGATCGACGTGATCGAGAAGCTGACCCATCGCTACACATACTTCTTCTGTCAAGTGCAGGACAACAAGCAGAAGGCCGCCAAGGAGACCTTTGCGCTGCTGGTCCGAGTGGTCAACGATTTAAC GTCGACAGATCTTACCAGCCAGCTGTTAAGCCTGCTGGTCGAGTTCGTCTATCAGTTGGTTTGCTCTGGACAATTGTACTTGGCCAAGTTGCTGCGCAACAAGTTCGTGGAGAAGGTGACGCTGTACAAGGAGCCCAAGTTGGGCGGAGCCGGTTGTGTCGGCGGAGCAGGAATCGCCAGCAGTGGTGGATCCAGTGGTGCAGCTAGTGGTGGAAACCAGCCTAGCCTGCTCGACCTCAAGTCCCTGGAGATTGCCGAACAGATGACGCTGCTGGATGCGGAGCTGTTCACGAAGATCGAGATACCCGAAGTATTACTATTTGCCAAAGATCAGTGCGAGGAGAAGTCGCCCAACCTTAACAAGTTCACCGAGCACTTCAACAAGATGTCCTACTGGGCGCGCTCCAAAATCCTGCGCCTGCAGGATGCCAAGGAGCGGGAGAAGCACGTGAACAAGTTTATCAAAATCATGAAGCATCTACGCAAGATGAACAACTACAACTCCTATCTGGCGCTGTTGTCGGCCCTCGATTCGGGTCCCATAAGAAG ATTGGAGTGGCAAAAAGGCATCACCGAGGAGGTGCGAGCCTTCTGTGCCCTCATCGATTCCAGCTCCAGTTTTCGCGCCTATCGACAGGCGCTGGCCGAAACTAATCCGCCCTGCATACCCTACAT CGGCCTAATTCTGCAGGATCTAACGTTTGTGCATGTGGGCAACCAGGACTACCTGTCCAAGGGCGTCATTAACTTCTCCAAGCGCTGGCAGCAGTACAACATAATTGACAACATGAAACGTTTTAAGAAATG TGCCTATCCATTTCGACGCAACGAGCGCATTATACGCTTCTTTGATAACTTCAAGGACTTTATGGGCGAGGAGGAGATGTGGCAGATATCGGAGAAGATCAAGCCGCGTGGACGCCGCCCCGTTAACTATTAG
- the LOC6612208 gene encoding guanine nucleotide-releasing factor 2 isoform X13 → MRVLNTELRLRFKNRKPRPFNRAASADDALDLGSGVGVGTSIANGAGIGVGATMMPLDQRLNGATTMNGSISSPSTPGTCSSGIGVGGGGCSSSSNNSINSGSYSTACTPPPPTHHHHSQHQQLQGTPGGSSRVGGAGTGAAGAGGGSGVPPAPPSAGSSGHKNSLKGTKLARRARSFKDDLIEKISLMRTTNNTLGRSHSPHSPRTKHGSKAPSTTEEVLRSTQTLETHVKDISNALKHFRDVILKKKLEVLPGNGTVILETIASMYSVIQTYTLNENSAIMSSATQQVYQSLGKLIKLCDEVMLSEDSGECASLSNENVREVIDLLEDAVRNLVTLAQGKLKEQDQCAFRYSGSGLGGIGAAAEIMGAVTASPGVSVPGTGVMRVSAAESAAQRTSLPDIALTPKERDILEQHNVNPMRGSHSTESILRDTSPPPKPPLPNRASNPPPLPPKRRSQPGASAGAVGVGCSSSTSTSNQASPLPYAQSHNISLNSDLDCSSNISLLNYGVDRLSVRSRSPDENSQCSFDSALNHSREEEDHQQQQQHLRSFPKLAAMMDEDMDKMVSYSFVSMREFRTCTQSADYSVQSSTKSSSSNSEIAFSISESMAVGSSSEYQQISQSVSHSQRHISSSSSSCTTTTTSRSTTTGYGSSELEQQQTTTTPADLAPALPPKSIQRSSLTRHESPGVGDELDEAQSSSGWASHRSSQSEVAELRQLSPLHHLNHHPHTASAGQLQQWHSKHHSLIEGPRLQLAGSGSCSAFDQRHLDQEPPPLPMKKKHILAYMEICSASTRSIEQHRHTMHACNISRNISHSQTMNIMPMSKELSPELEMPPALPPKNYKQRKATSMVASPTLQPIIVTTPPPSPKPTLGENGSTGRPDSRMATVCEELNDAVASEDAMPEPRSPVLDSNENVSAVDDGQTFYFHSHQLPVADLEMSEDTSSVDNQPLTTPQVLGEQEEPTAESRPLVAVHESVKPENADEDEEAERADMLINMLEEVNITRYLILKKREEDGPEVKGGYIDALIVHASRVQKVADNAFCEAFITTFRTFIQPIDVIEKLTHRYTYFFCQVQDNKQKAAKETFALLVRVVNDLTSTDLTSQLLSLLVEFVYQLVCSGQLYLAKLLRNKFVEKVTLYKEPKLGGAGCVGGAGIASSGGSSGAASGGNQPSLLDLKSLEIAEQMTLLDAELFTKIEIPEVLLFAKDQCEEKSPNLNKFTEHFNKMSYWARSKILRLQDAKEREKHVNKFIKIMKHLRKMNNYNSYLALLSALDSGPIRRLEWQKGITEEVRAFCALIDSSSSFRAYRQALAETNPPCIPYIGLILQDLTFVHVGNQDYLSKGVINFSKRWQQYNIIDNMKRFKKCAYPFRRNERIIRFFDNFKDFMGEEEMWQISEKIKPRGRRPVNY, encoded by the exons ACGGCAGCATCAGTTCTCCATCCACGCCCGGCACCTGTTCCAGTGGCATCGGAGTGGGCGGTGgcggctgcagcagcagcagcaacaatagcaTCAACAGCGGCAGCTACTCCACCGCCTGCACTCCGCCACCACCCACGCATCACCATCACTCgcagcaccagcagctgcAGGGCACGCCCGGAGGATCTAGTCGGGTCGGGGGAGCAGGAACAGGAGCAGCCGGAGCTGGTGGTGGCAGTGGTGTGCCACCGGCACCACCCAGTGCCGGATCCTCGGGCCACAAGAACAGTCTCAAGGGCACCAAGTTAGCGCGCCGGGCGCGCTCTTTTAAGGACGACCTCATCGAGAAGATTTCCCTGATGCGAACCACCAACAATACACTGGGTCGCTCCCACTCGCCGCACAGTCCGCGCACCAAGCACGGCTCAAAGGCACCGTCCACCACCGAGGAGGTGCTCCGGTCCACCCAAACGCTGGAGACGCACGTCAAGGACATCTCGAATGCCCTGAAGCACTTCCGGGATGTCATACTCAAGAAGAAGCTGGAGGTGTTGCCGGGCAACGGAACGGTCATTCTGGAAACCATAGCCAGCATGTACTCCG TGATCCAAACCTACACCCTGAATGAAAACAGTGCCATCATGAGCTCCGCCACGCAGCAGGTTTACCAGAGCCTGGGCAAGCTCATCAAGCTCTGCGACGAGGTGATGCTCTCCGAGGACAGCGGCGAGTGTGCCTCCCTGAGCAACGAGAATGTGCGGGAAGTCATTGATCTTCTGGAGGATGCTGTGCGG AATCTCGTTACGCTGGCGCAGGGCAAGCTGAAGGAGCAGGATCAGTGCGCCTTTCGCTACAGTGGATCTGGCCTGGGCGGCATTGGAGCGGCGGCGGAGATCATGGGTGCGGTCACCGCCTCGCCGGGAGTGAGTGTTCCCGGTACTGGAGTCATGCGCGTTTCCGCCGCCGAATCAGCTGCCCAGCGCACTTCGTTGCCGGACATAGCGCTCACGCCCAAGGAGCGCGACATACTGGAGCAGCACAATGTGAACCCGATGCGCGGCTCCCACAGCACCGAAAGTATCCTGCGCGACACGAGTCCACCGCCGAAGCCACCGCTACCCAATAGGGCCAGTAACCCGCCGCCGTTGCCACCCAAGCGACGCAGCCAGCCGGGCGCATCAGCTGGTGCAGTGGGCGTGGGCTGCTCATCGTCGACATCCACCTCCAATCAGGCCAGTCCGCTGCCCTACGCCCAGTCCCATAATATCAGTCTGAACTCGGACCTGGACTGCAGTTCCAATATCTCGCTGCTGAATTATGGCGTGGATCG CCTATCCGTGCGGTCACGGTCACCGGATGAGAATAGTCAGTGCTCCTTTGACTCGGCGTTGAATCACTCACGCGAGGAAGAGgaccaccaacagcaacagcagcacctGAGGTCGTTTCCAAAGTTGGCAGCGATGATGGACGAAGACATGGACAAGATGGTCAGCTACA GTTTCGTGTCGATGCGTGAGTTTCGCACTTGCACACAGTCGGCGGACTACAGTGTCCAGTCCTCCACGAAGTCGTCCAGCAGCAATTCGGAGATTGCGTTTAGCATCAGTGAGTCGATGGCGgtcggcagcagcagcgaatACCAGCAGATAAGCCAGTCGGTGTCGCACAGCCAGCGTCATATATCCTCGAGCAGTAGCAGCTGCACCACCACGACCACCAGCAGGAGCACAACCACCGGCTATGGCAGCAGCGaactggagcagcagcagacgaCGACGACGCCGGCCGATCTGGCGCCCGCCCTGCCGCCAAAGAGCATCCAACGGAGCAGCCTAACCCGCCACGAGTCGCCCGGAGTTGGCGATGAGCTGGACGAGGCGCAGTCCTCCTCCGGCTGGGCCAGCCACCGGAGCAGCCAGTCGGAGGTGGCCGAGCTGCGTCAGCTGTCGCCGCTCCATCACCTCAATCACCATCCGCACACTGCGTCCGCCGGTCAGCTACAGCAGTGGCACTCCAAGCACCACAGCCTGATCGAGGGACCCCGCCTCCAGCTGGCGGGGAGTGGCAGCTGCAGTGCGTTCGATCAGCGCCACTTGGACCAGGAGCCACCGCCGCTGCCCATGAAAAAGAAGCACA TTCTGGCGTATATGGAAATCTGCTCGGCGTCCACGCGATCCATTGAGCAGCACCGGCACACGATGCACGCCTGCAACATAAGTCGGAACATCTCGCACAGCCAGACCATGAA CATTATGCCCATGAGCAAGGAACTGTCGCCGGAGCTCGAGATGCCACCTGCCCTGCCGCCAAAGAACTACAAGCAGCGCAAGGCGACAAGCATGGTAGCATCACCCACGCTACAGCCCATCATTGTGACCACGCCGCCGCCGAGTCCGAAGCCGACGCTGGGCGAGAATGGGTCGACGGGCAGGCCGGACAGCCGGATGGCCACCGTATGCGAGGAGCTGAACGATGCAGTGGCCAGCGAGGATGCGATGCCGGAGCCCCGTTCTCCCGTGCTGGACAGCAATGAGAATGTGAGCGCCGTCGATGATGGACAGACCTTCTATTTTCACTCACATCAGCTGCCCGTCGCCGATTTGGAGATGAGCGAGGACACGAGCAGTGTCGACAACCAGCCATTAACCACGCCCCAAGTGCTCGGGGAGCAGGAGGAGCCAACGGCGGAGTCCCGACCACTGGTCGCTGTGCACGAGTCGGTTAAGCCAGAGAACGCcgacgaggatgaggaggcgGAGCGAGCAGATATGCTGATCAACATGCTGGAGGAGGTCAACATCACACGGTACCTGATACTCAAGAAGAGAGAGGAGGACGGGCCCGAGGTGAAGGGCGGCTACATCGACGCCCTCATCGTGCACGCCAGCCGCGTCCAGAAGGTCGCCGACAATG CATTCTGCGAGGCCTTCATCACCACCTTTCGCACCTTCATCCAGCCGATCGACGTGATCGAGAAGCTGACCCATCGCTACACATACTTCTTCTGTCAAGTGCAGGACAACAAGCAGAAGGCCGCCAAGGAGACCTTTGCGCTGCTGGTCCGAGTGGTCAACGATTTAAC GTCGACAGATCTTACCAGCCAGCTGTTAAGCCTGCTGGTCGAGTTCGTCTATCAGTTGGTTTGCTCTGGACAATTGTACTTGGCCAAGTTGCTGCGCAACAAGTTCGTGGAGAAGGTGACGCTGTACAAGGAGCCCAAGTTGGGCGGAGCCGGTTGTGTCGGCGGAGCAGGAATCGCCAGCAGTGGTGGATCCAGTGGTGCAGCTAGTGGTGGAAACCAGCCTAGCCTGCTCGACCTCAAGTCCCTGGAGATTGCCGAACAGATGACGCTGCTGGATGCGGAGCTGTTCACGAAGATCGAGATACCCGAAGTATTACTATTTGCCAAAGATCAGTGCGAGGAGAAGTCGCCCAACCTTAACAAGTTCACCGAGCACTTCAACAAGATGTCCTACTGGGCGCGCTCCAAAATCCTGCGCCTGCAGGATGCCAAGGAGCGGGAGAAGCACGTGAACAAGTTTATCAAAATCATGAAGCATCTACGCAAGATGAACAACTACAACTCCTATCTGGCGCTGTTGTCGGCCCTCGATTCGGGTCCCATAAGAAG ATTGGAGTGGCAAAAAGGCATCACCGAGGAGGTGCGAGCCTTCTGTGCCCTCATCGATTCCAGCTCCAGTTTTCGCGCCTATCGACAGGCGCTGGCCGAAACTAATCCGCCCTGCATACCCTACAT CGGCCTAATTCTGCAGGATCTAACGTTTGTGCATGTGGGCAACCAGGACTACCTGTCCAAGGGCGTCATTAACTTCTCCAAGCGCTGGCAGCAGTACAACATAATTGACAACATGAAACGTTTTAAGAAATG TGCCTATCCATTTCGACGCAACGAGCGCATTATACGCTTCTTTGATAACTTCAAGGACTTTATGGGCGAGGAGGAGATGTGGCAGATATCGGAGAAGATCAAGCCGCGTGGACGCCGCCCCGTTAACTATTAG